The following are encoded together in the Bubalus bubalis isolate 160015118507 breed Murrah chromosome 14, NDDB_SH_1, whole genome shotgun sequence genome:
- the LOC102412687 gene encoding elafin has translation MDRPTLGTRPSWSCIKLGLASALSYMPPDNMKTTSFLVQVVVLLVLGTLVAQAAVVTGSPKGQGNVVLNGKGPVNVQSPDKEQDPVKGQDPVKGQDLVVAQDRARLPFKRGSCPRVLFQCLLMNPPNRCLRDAQCPGAKKCCEGFCGKTCMNPGEVESVLVHL, from the exons ATGGACAG ACCCACCCTTGGCACCAGGCCAAGCTGGAGCTGCATAAAACTAGGCTTGGCTTCAGCTCTCAGCTATATGCCTCCTGACAACATGAAGACTACAAGCTTCTTGGTCCAGGTGGTGGTCCTTCTCGTCCTTGGGACTCTGGTGGCACAGGCAGCTGTCGTAACAG GTAGTCCAAAAGGTCAAGGAAATGTTGTATTGAACGGAAAGGGTCCAGTCAATGTTCAATCTCCTGACAAAGAACAAGATCCAGTGAAAGGTCAAGACCCAGTCAAAGGACAAGATCTAGTTGTAGCACAAGACCGAGCCAGACTTCCATTCAAGCGTGGCTCCTGCCCCAGGGTTCTGTTCCAGTGCTTACTGATGAACCCCCCTAACCGGTGTCTGAGAGATGCTCAGTGCCCAGGGGCCAAGAAGTGCTGTGAAGGCTTTTGTGGGAAGACCTGTATGAACCCCGGTGAG GTAGAGTCTGTGCTTGTGCACCTGTGA
- the LOC123329152 gene encoding elafin-like (The sequence of the model RefSeq protein was modified relative to this genomic sequence to represent the inferred CDS: added 10 bases not found in genome assembly) — MDRPTLGTRPSWSCIKLGLASALSYMPPDNMKTTSFLVQVVVLLVLGTLVAQAAVVTGSPKGQGNVFNGKGPVNGQSPVKGQDPVKGQDPVKGQDPVKGQDVVVAEDRARLPFKRGSCPRVWIQCLLMNPPNRCLRDAQCPGAKKCCEGFCGKTCMNPGEVESVLVHL; from the exons ACCCACCCTTGGCACCAGGCCAAGCTGGAGCTGCATAAAACTAGGCTTGGCTTCAGCTCTCAGCTATATGCCTCCTGACAACATGAAGACTACAAGCTTCTTGGTCCAGGTGGTGGTCCTTCTCGTCCTTGGGACTCTGGTGGCACAGGCAGCTGTCGTAACAG GTAGTCCGAAAGGTCAAGGAAATGTATTCAACGGAAAGGGTCCAGTCAATGGTCAATCTCCTGTCAAAGGACAAGATCCAGTGAAAGGTCAAGATCCAGTTAAAGGTCAAGACCCAGTCAAAGGACAAGATGTAGTCGTAGCAGAAGACCGAGCCAGACTTCCATTCAAGCGTGGCTCCTGCCCCAGGGTTTGGATCCAGTGCTTACTGATGAACCCCCCTAACCGGTGTCTGAGAGATGCTCAGTGCCCAGGGGCCAAGAAGTGCTGTGAAGGCTTTTGTGGGAAGACCTGTATGAA